Sequence from the Fusobacterium sp. FSA-380-WT-3A genome:
TATTATTCCCTAACGGACAATTACCTGTTTATAAAGATGGATTAGAGCAAGTTGTTAGAGGAGCTAATTTCATATCAGTAGAAGATTTAAGTTATATAGGAGATTATGTTCCAGAATTTACAGCTTTAGCAGGACCAATGTTATATGAAAGCTATGATGAATATGTAAAATTAATGCATACAGACTATGTAGAAGGATTAAAGAAAAAAGCTGAAGAAAAAGGAATAAAAGTTTTATCACTTGATTATATCTTTGGATTCAGAAGCTTAATAACTGATAAAAAAGTAGTTGAACCAAAAGATTTAAAAGGATTAAAAATCAGAGTTCCAGCTAGTAAATTATTTATTGATACTTTAAATGCTATGGGAGCAAGTGCTGTATCTATGCCATTTGGAGAAACTATATCAGCTTTACAACAAGGTGTTATTGATGGGTTAGAAGGTTCTTATGCAACTAACTATTTAACAAAAACTTATGAATTAAGAAAGAAAATGAGTTTAACTCAACACTTCTTAGGAACTGCAGGAGTATATATTTCTACAAAAGTTTGGAATAGTTTAACAGATGAGCAAAGACAAATTATGCAAGAAGAATTTGATAAGGCTGCTGTAAATAATAACTTAAGAATGGTTGACTTAGATAAAGAATTGATAGAAAAATTACAAGCTGCTGGTGTAGAAATTAATGAAGTTAATTTACCTGCATTTGCTAAACTTACAGAAGGAATCTATGATAATTTAGGTACTCCAGAAGGAACTTATGAAAAAATTCAAGAAGAATTAGCTAAAATTAGAAATGAAAAATAATCTATAAGTCTAATATGTAAAGTTTAACAGAGGCTTCTTTAAATAAAATTAAAGAAGCCTCATTTAATAAGAGAGGTATACTTATGAAAAAAATATTAAATAATTTAGAAGAGATAGTAGCTGGAATATTTATCTGTATAACAGTTTCTAGTGTAATTATGAATGTTATGTTGAGAACTTTCGGTGGTTCTCCAATTTCAAGTGCAGAAGAGATAGCTACAACTTCATTTATATGGAGTATATATATTGGTGGAGCTGCTTGTTTTAAGAAAAAAATGCACATAGGTGTTGATATGCTTGTACAACTTCTTCCTAAAAAAATGCAAAGAATCTTTATGGTCTTAGTAAATATTTTTGTAACAGTTTTAACAGGAGTTTTATTTTATTTAAGTATTATTTTTACAAAATATTCTGTATCTAAACCAACATCTGTATTAGGAATTTCATCAGCCTATGTAAATTCAGCTTTAATAGTTGGGTTTGGATTAATATTATTCCATTCTATAGGATTTACAATAAAAGCTATTAGAGATATAAATAAGGAGGGAGATAAATAATGGAAAAATTATTACCAGTTTTAATACTTTTTATTTTATTTTTCTGTAATATTCCAATTTCCTTTGCTTTGTTTGCATCATCACTATTTTATTTTTTATTTATGAATACAAATACTTTTGCAGATTTAATATTACAAACTTTTATAAAAAGTGCTGAATCTTTCCCATTACTTGCTATTCCATTTTTTATAATGGCTGGAGCTGTAATGAATTATTCAGGAATTAGTGATAAATTAATGAAAATGGCAGAAGTTTTATCAGGGCATATGAAAGGAGGACTTGCTCAAGTAAATGTTCTTCTAAGTGTGCTTATGGGTGGAATTTCTGGTTCAGCTAATGCTGATGCTGCTATGGAATGTAAAATCTTAGTTCCAGAAATGACAAAAAGAGGATTTTCAAAATCTTTCTCAGCAGCAATTACTGCAGCATCTTCAGCTATTACTCCAGTAATACCTCCTGGAATAAATTTAATTATTTATTCTTTAATAGCCAATGTATCTGTTGCTAAAATGTTTTTAGCAGGTTATGTTCCAGGATTTTTAATGTGTATAGCTTTAATGATTACTGTAAGTATAATTTCAAGAAAAAGAGGTTATGGAGCTACTAGAGAAAAAAGAGCCACAGGAAAAGAGGTTGCTCTTCAAATGAAAGATTCTATTTGGGCTTTGCTTTTACCATTTGGAATTATTTTAGGAATGAGAGTTGGATTCTTTACTCCTACAGAAGCTGGAGCTATGGCAGTTTTATATTGTTTATTCATTGGTTTCTTTATTTATAAAGAATTAAAAATAGAACATTTAGCTGGAATTGTAAAAGAAACTGTTTATGGTACAAGTAGTGTTATGTTTATAATTATTGGAGCTGGAGTTTTTGGACAATATCTAAATTGGGAGAGAATTCCACATATTATTGGAGAATATTTAATGAATATAACTTCTAGTCCTATTGCATTTTTATTAATAGTAAATGCTATTTTACTACTTATTGGAATGTTTATAGAAGGTGGAGCAGCTATGATTATTTTAGCACCACTTTTAATTCCTACAGCAAGAAGTTTAGGAATAGACCCAGTACATTTTGGAATAGTTATGATTGTTAATATTATGATAGGAGGAATCACTCCACCATTTGGTTCTATGATGTTCTTAACATGCTCTATAGTAGATGTTCCTATTAAAGAATTTGTAAAAGAATCTCTACCATTTATAGTAGCATTATTTATAGTTCTAGTAATAGTAACATTCTGTCCAAAATTTATGTTATTACTTCCAAATTTAATTTAGAAAATAAAAATAAGAAAAAAGGTATTGTAAAATTATACAATACCTTTTTTTATAAATTGCAACAAAATTTTTTTGATATTTTTGTATAAAAAAGTGTTTATAATTTGTAAAATTAAAATATATAAAATAAAATTAAATTATATCAAATAACACCATAAATATAAAAAAATTATTAATAACATTTTTTAATAAAAAAAATAAAAATGATATTAAAATTATAATACTATTTTATTTTTGAAAATAAATTTCAATAAGATAACAAAAAAATATTGACAAAAGATAATAAAGTTGTTATCATATAAATATAAAAATACATAAAAAGCTGGAGAGGGGAGTAGCTTAAAGAAGTTCTGAATCAGAACTTTATTTAAACTACTTTTTTATTTAAGCTACTAAATTTTGAATGGAAAATATATTATTTTCCACTAACACAAAGTAAAAGGGTTCTAAAAAATTTTGAAAGGAGAAGTTTCATGAGAAAGTTTAAGAGTTTTTTATTAGCACTTACTGTAGGAGTATTTTTAATTGGTTGTGGTGGAGAAAAAAAAGATTCTGCTAAAGCTGAAAAAAGAGTTATAAAAGTAAGTACAAAATTTGTTGATGATGAACAAACAGCAAAATCTTTAGTAAAAGTTGTTGAAAAAGTTAATGAAAGAAGTAATGGAACTTTAGAGTTACAACTATTTACAGGTGGAACATTACCAATAGGAAAAGATGGAATAGAACAAGTAGTTAATGGTTCAGATTGGATATTTGTAGATGGAGTTAACTTCTTAGGAGATTATGTTCCAGATTATAATGCAGTTACAGGTCCTTTATTATATCAAACATTTGATGAATATCTAAGAATGGTTAGAACACCTTTAGTTCAAAATTTAAATAAACAAGCTGAAGAAAAAGGAATAAAAGTGTTATCACTAGATTGGTTATTTGGATTCAGAAGTATGATGACTAAAAAACCTATCAGAACTCCAGCAGATATGAAAGGAGT
This genomic interval carries:
- a CDS encoding TRAP transporter large permease, yielding MEKLLPVLILFILFFCNIPISFALFASSLFYFLFMNTNTFADLILQTFIKSAESFPLLAIPFFIMAGAVMNYSGISDKLMKMAEVLSGHMKGGLAQVNVLLSVLMGGISGSANADAAMECKILVPEMTKRGFSKSFSAAITAASSAITPVIPPGINLIIYSLIANVSVAKMFLAGYVPGFLMCIALMITVSIISRKRGYGATREKRATGKEVALQMKDSIWALLLPFGIILGMRVGFFTPTEAGAMAVLYCLFIGFFIYKELKIEHLAGIVKETVYGTSSVMFIIIGAGVFGQYLNWERIPHIIGEYLMNITSSPIAFLLIVNAILLLIGMFIEGGAAMIILAPLLIPTARSLGIDPVHFGIVMIVNIMIGGITPPFGSMMFLTCSIVDVPIKEFVKESLPFIVALFIVLVIVTFCPKFMLLLPNLI
- a CDS encoding C4-dicarboxylate TRAP transporter substrate-binding protein, which encodes MRKFKSLLLALTVGAFLMGCGGEKKEAAKENKPLEIRVSYIFKDNEPTHIAMAEAAENINKRLKGQVELLLFPNGQLPVYKDGLEQVVRGANFISVEDLSYIGDYVPEFTALAGPMLYESYDEYVKLMHTDYVEGLKKKAEEKGIKVLSLDYIFGFRSLITDKKVVEPKDLKGLKIRVPASKLFIDTLNAMGASAVSMPFGETISALQQGVIDGLEGSYATNYLTKTYELRKKMSLTQHFLGTAGVYISTKVWNSLTDEQRQIMQEEFDKAAVNNNLRMVDLDKELIEKLQAAGVEINEVNLPAFAKLTEGIYDNLGTPEGTYEKIQEELAKIRNEK
- a CDS encoding TRAP transporter small permease, translated to MKKILNNLEEIVAGIFICITVSSVIMNVMLRTFGGSPISSAEEIATTSFIWSIYIGGAACFKKKMHIGVDMLVQLLPKKMQRIFMVLVNIFVTVLTGVLFYLSIIFTKYSVSKPTSVLGISSAYVNSALIVGFGLILFHSIGFTIKAIRDINKEGDK
- a CDS encoding C4-dicarboxylate TRAP transporter substrate-binding protein; this encodes MRKFKSFLLALTVGVFLIGCGGEKKDSAKAEKRVIKVSTKFVDDEQTAKSLVKVVEKVNERSNGTLELQLFTGGTLPIGKDGIEQVVNGSDWIFVDGVNFLGDYVPDYNAVTGPLLYQTFDEYLRMVRTPLVQNLNKQAEEKGIKVLSLDWLFGFRSMMTKKPIRTPADMKGVKLRVPTSQLYTFTIEALGGNPVAMPYPDTYAAIQQGVIDGVEGSILTYYGTKQYENVKEYSLTKHLLGVSAVCISTKVWDSLTDEQRTILQEEFDAGAQDNLEQTIKLEKEYEEKLKELGVRFYEVDGEAFNKAVAPVYSKFPKWTPGIYEEIMKELTQIREDIKNGK